Below is a window of Camelina sativa cultivar DH55 chromosome 11, Cs, whole genome shotgun sequence DNA.
TTGATCAGATCGCTGAAGAGGCAGCTCAGATTGGTTTTCCAGGAGCGAATGCAGCAGTAGTAGAGGTTATAGAGGGAGATAGTGGAGGAAGCGGCTTGGTGAGGCAGCAGCAGCGACGTACATCTGTTGTCAGGACAGCTCAAAAACTGGGTGATGACAGGTTGTTCACTTGGGCGGCGGTTGGACTCACGATTGCGATTGTGGTTCTCCTGCTGAAGAAATTCGTAAGATCAAGTGCTCATGGCGCTGTGTTTATGGACGAGTCGTGAATGCTGAACTCAAACTGGGAGATggtccaagaaaaagaaaaagcatcaaaagtggaagtgtttatatatcatatacgACTGAGAAATGGGGaaataagtaattaattagttatGTTAAGGTATTTTGATCATGTGTTGATAATTCGTGTTAGATGAATGTGTCATGTAAACGCATTGGACCCGTTTCCAAAGCTACTTCACGTCACAAactcaaaacttgttttaaatttgtaaaatacaGAAACAAATCATGGATTGGATATGTAGCACAAACATTTATAATGCTTTGCGTCTACACCTAGATGGCTAGAGCTAATCCCTAACCGAGATGCCACATTATTGCCGCTTCACTTTGCTAGAGCTTTAGTGATGCAATAAAGTATGGACACTTCTTCTTCATACTTAAACTCTTGAGATGATAAAGAAACTTTATATCAGCCAATGCAACTAAAAATACTAGGCATCTGTTTGGTCCACGTTAAACTTTGGTTATTGTCCAATGGTTTCACTTCTTTGTAAAAACTTTGGTAAGTAAATTCGTTTTTCAACTTTTGATCGcagatatttttttccaaaaagcaCCTACAATGATGATACTATTATTAGAAGATTTTTTATTCTATCCCACTACAAAAGTATAGATAGATTGAGCAGAACTTGATTTGATATTAGATACACCACCCTTGGGAACTCTCAAAAGTCACAACGATAGGCCCACTGCCCACATATATCGATCTCCTCCTCTAGTAGTCCCTCGTGCGCCCCCACTAGCCGGGATATTCCAGAAAAACCCACGTGATCTCGGTCCCTCTTAAAACACAGACAACGAGAGTTCAAAATCACGCCGAAATGTAACCGTAATCTGGGTTAATTTGATAATAAAACAAGTTTTGGGAgggtttttaagaaaatatgataAGTCAAGGAGTcaaaacagcaaagaaaacgaCACCCATCGTCTTCTTTAACCTTTCTTCTCACCTCactgcctcttcttcttcgttttaatTGGCTTTGAGAGAGCccaaagaaaatttcaaattgGTTTCTGTTTTTATCAGTTTGAGAAAGAAACTTCGCCGTTAAGCTATAGACAGTGATAAGTCCAAGCTTCTCCAAATCCTTATCGTTATCTTTTATCAGAGTATCAGtttcaattttaaaacataattacgCAAAATTGCTCTTTCCAGGTTCCGATTCCGATGATTAACGAcgatcttcttcgtctctcaTTGTAGTTCGACGAAATTTGAAAAACGAGTAACTGAGAAAAATGGTCTCCGGAGGCGGTAGCAAAACCAACGGCGGAGAAGCAGCTTCGTCAGGTCATCGCGTCAATCGTAGTAGCCGTCACACCAGCGGAGAACAAGCTCAGTCTTCAGCAAGCAGAGCCCTTAGGTCACAGAATCATAAGCCGCAAAGCCACGGCGGCGGAACGGAGTCCGTTAGCAAAGCTATTCAACAGTTCACTGTCGACGCGAGACTCCACGCCGTCTTCGAGCAATCCGGAGAATCCGGCAAATCGTTCGACTACTCTCAGTCCCTTAAAACGACGCCGTACGATTCTTCCGTACCGGAGCAGCAGATCACGGCTTATCTCTCGCGGATCCAGCGCGGTGGCTTTATCCAGCCTTTTGGTTGCTTGATCGCCGTCGATGAATCCACCTTCACAATCATCGGTTACAGCGAAAATGCGCGGGAAATGCTGGGGCTCATGTCTCAGTCTGTACCAAGGATCGATGAGAAATCGGAGGTTCTTACCATCGGCATGGATTTGCGATCGCTCTTCAAGCCATCGAGCATCGGCCTCCTCGAACGCGCGTTTGTGGCTCGAGAAATCACGTTACTGAATCCGGTTTGGATTCACTCTAAGAACACTGGTAAACCTTTCTACGCGATTCTCCACAGAGTTGATGTTGGAATCTTGATTGATTTAGAGCCAGCTCGAACCGAAGACCCGGCGCTTTCAATCGCTGGTGCAGTCCAATCGCAGAAACTCGCAGTCCGTGCGATTTCTCATTTACAATCGTTGCCTGGTGGAGACATCAAGCTTTTATGTGACACTGTTGTGGAAAGCGTTAGAGATCTTACTGGCTATGACCGTGTTATGGTGTATAAGTTTCATGAAGATGAACATGGTGAAGTAGTTGCGGAGAGTAAACGGAGCGATTTAGAACCTTACATTGGTCTGCATTATCCTGCTACTGATATTCCTCAGGCATCTCGGTTCTTGTTTAAGCAGAACCGTGTTAGGATGATTGTAGATTGCCATGCGTCACCGGTTCGTGTGGTCCAAGATGATAGGCTGACGCAGCCTATTTGCTTGGTGGGTTCGACTTTACGAGCTCCTCATGGCTGTCATGCTCAATACATGGCTAACATGGGATCTATTGCGTCGTTAGCTATGGCGGTTATAATCAATGGAAACGAAGAAGACGGTGTTAATACTAGCGGAAGACACTCAATGAGGCTTTGGGGTTTAGTCGTTTGCCATCACACATCGGCTCGTTGCATACCTTTTCCTCTGAGGTACGCTTGCGAGTTTCTTATGCAGGCCTTTGGCTTACAGCTAAACATGGAATTGCAGTTAGCTTTGCAGGTGTCTGAAAAGCGCGTTCTGAGAATGCAGACGCTGTTATGCGATATGTTACTGCGTGATTCACGAGCGGGGATTGTCATGCAGAGGCCTAGTATCATGGATTTAGTAAAATGTAATGGCGCGGCATTTCTTTACCAAGGGAGGTATTATCCATTGGGTGTGGCTCCGACTGAGGCTCAGATAAATGATATTGTGAAGTGGTTGCTTGCTAACCATTCTGATTCAACCGGGTTAAGCACAGATAGTTTAAGCGATGCGGGTTATCCTGGGGCAGCTGCTTTGGGAGATGCTGTGTGTGGTATGGCAGTCGCGTATATCACAAAAAGGGACTTCCTTTTCTGGTTTCGGTCTCATAacgagaaagaaataaaatgggGAGGAGCTAAGCACCATCCGGAGGACAAAGATGATGGCCAGCGGATGCATCCACGTTCTTCGTTCCAGGCTTTTCTTGAAGTTGTTAAGAGCCGATGTCAGCCATGGGAAACTGCTGAAATGGACGCCATTCACTCGCTCCAGCTTATTCTAAGAGACTCTTTCAAAGAGTCCGAAACAATGGACTCTAAAGCTGCTGCAGCTGGGGCAGTTCAGCCACATAAAGATGATATGGCAGATCAAGGGATGCAGGAGATCGGTGCAGTTGCGAGAGAGATGGTTAGGCTGATTGAGACTGCGACTGTCCCTATATTTTCTGTGGATATTGACGGCTGCATCAATGGGTGGAACGACAAGATCGCGGAGCTGACCGGTCTCTCTGTTGAAGAAGCTATGGGAAAGTCTCTGGTTCAAGATTTAATATACAAAGAGTACGAAGAAACAGTTGATAGGCTTCTTTCTTGtgctttaaaaggtttatgCAGTTCTTAAGACTTCCAATCTGTGCAGGGCTCTAACATGCAAATTCTTAAAAATGTCTTGCGTTTTCAATTATGCAGGGGATGAAGGCAAGAATGTGGAGGTCAAGCTGAGAACTTTTAGTCCTTAGCTGCAAGGGAAAGTGGTGTTTGTGGTTGTCAACTCATGTTCAAGCAAGGACTACTCAAACAACATCGTTGGGGTCTGCTTTGTTGGACAAGATGTAACTGGTCATAAAATTGTTATGGACAAGTTCATCAACATACAAGGCGACTACAAGGCCATCATCCATAGCCCGAACCCCTTGATCCCTCCAATCTTTGCAGCAGATGAGAATACATGCTGCCTTGAGTGGAACACCGCGATGGAAAATCTCACAGGCTGGCCTCGCAGCGAAGTGATTGGAAAATTGCTTGTTAGGGAAGTGTTTGGGAGCTGTTGCAAACTAAAGGGTCCTGATGCGTTAACTAAGTTTATGATCGTTTTGCATAATGTGATCGGTGGCCAAGAAACAGATAAATTCCCATTCCCGTTTTTTGACCGCAAAGGGAAATTCATTCAGGCTCTCCTGACTTTGAACAAACGGGTCAGCTCAGATGGTCAAGTCACTGGGGCTTTCTGTTTCTTGCAGATACCAAGTCCCGAGCTACAGCAAGCTCTAGAAGTCCAGAGGAGACAAGAGAGCGAATGCGTCTCGAGGAGGAAAGAGTTGGCTTACATTTTTCATGTTATAAAGAATCCATTGAGCGGATTGCGTTACACAAATTCATTGCTGGAAGCCACGGATTTAAACGAAGATCAGAAGCAGCTTTTTGAAACAAGTGTTTCATGCGAGAAGCAGATTTCAAAGATTGTAGGAGACATGGACGTCAAAAGCATTGAAGATGGGTGAGAGTTTTGATTCGTCTTTATAAACACTTAATTGTTCTATAAAGCTTC
It encodes the following:
- the LOC104723500 gene encoding LOW QUALITY PROTEIN: phytochrome D (The sequence of the model RefSeq protein was modified relative to this genomic sequence to represent the inferred CDS: substituted 1 base at 1 genomic stop codon), with translation MVSGGGSKTNGGEAASSGHRVNRSSRHTSGEQAQSSASRALRSQNHKPQSHGGGTESVSKAIQQFTVDARLHAVFEQSGESGKSFDYSQSLKTTPYDSSVPEQQITAYLSRIQRGGFIQPFGCLIAVDESTFTIIGYSENAREMLGLMSQSVPRIDEKSEVLTIGMDLRSLFKPSSIGLLERAFVAREITLLNPVWIHSKNTGKPFYAILHRVDVGILIDLEPARTEDPALSIAGAVQSQKLAVRAISHLQSLPGGDIKLLCDTVVESVRDLTGYDRVMVYKFHEDEHGEVVAESKRSDLEPYIGLHYPATDIPQASRFLFKQNRVRMIVDCHASPVRVVQDDRLTQPICLVGSTLRAPHGCHAQYMANMGSIASLAMAVIINGNEEDGVNTSGRHSMRLWGLVVCHHTSARCIPFPLRYACEFLMQAFGLQLNMELQLALQVSEKRVLRMQTLLCDMLLRDSRAGIVMQRPSIMDLVKCNGAAFLYQGRYYPLGVAPTEAQINDIVKWLLANHSDSTGLSTDSLSDAGYPGAAALGDAVCGMAVAYITKRDFLFWFRSHNEKEIKWGGAKHHPEDKDDGQRMHPRSSFQAFLEVVKSRCQPWETAEMDAIHSLQLILRDSFKESETMDSKAAAAGAVQPHKDDMADQGMQEIGAVAREMVRLIETATVPIFSVDIDGCINGWNDKIAELTGLSVEEAMGKSLVQDLIYKEYEETVDRLLSCALKGDEGKNVEVKLRTFSPXLQGKVVFVVVNSCSSKDYSNNIVGVCFVGQDVTGHKIVMDKFINIQGDYKAIIHSPNPLIPPIFAADENTCCLEWNTAMENLTGWPRSEVIGKLLVREVFGSCCKLKGPDALTKFMIVLHNVIGGQETDKFPFPFFDRKGKFIQALLTLNKRVSSDGQVTGAFCFLQIPSPELQQALEVQRRQESECVSRRKELAYIFHVIKNPLSGLRYTNSLLEATDLNEDQKQLFETSVSCEKQISKIVGDMDVKSIEDGSFVLERTEFFIGSVIDAVVSQVMLVVRERNLQLIRNIPKEIKSMAVYGDNIRIQQVLAEFLVSMVRYAPMEGSMEFHLRPNLKQMADGFSAIRLEFRMACAGEGIPPEKVQDMFHSSRWTSPEGLGLSVCRKILKLMNGEVQYIREFKRSYFLIVIELPVRLMMMMPS